Within the Penaeus chinensis breed Huanghai No. 1 chromosome 43, ASM1920278v2, whole genome shotgun sequence genome, the region gaggctcttggagcagcaggaggccctaaaggtacggagtcatggcccaccggcgtgtggatacgccctggcttcgtactaactcctgcccccgtgccccctggggttaatgggcggctgtggggaggtcACTTTGGTCGATGAGCATATAATACTATGGAGaatgaagcttacatttggcttcatgtctcttactgctcctacggatgtgtataaacttgaggtggaagagatgttttacgccaaagttgcatctgtgacagacagctgtcatCGGTGAGATATTCGTATTCTGGgtcttcaatgcggtatctggctgcgatcgagctggttacgagatgtctgtcggtcctcatggctcaggagctgatgctggcagcgagaataacctccttttctgtgactttgctattTCCCAaaaaatgaggatttctggctctcggtatcagcgttctgacccgcatcgttggaatTGGTACTGCgatacgggtaatgtggccaaggagatcgaccacatcctcgttagcacccgatggaggatcctccagaacagcagggtgtatcgaagcgccgagttctttggaactgatcatagattagttgtggctactctccgggtccactttagaaccccccgtcgctccaatgaacaTCTTAGGTTGCTTCATGTAGACAGATTGAGGAAGGGtgagtgtgcctgggggtttgctgaggctatctttggtcgtttcacagcactcgagggcatgatggaccctgttcttctgtggaatACATTCAAACGTGAAgcagcccaagaattgattggtgaacgcccaagagcaagacagaatttcatctcgcaggagacgctggaagccacagatgcttggcATGCGGcccgattgtcaggggatcgcaacttgcaccgttccctGGTGTGCatgactaggtcactgttgagaagggatacggagcagtttatcaggaatcttgcagaggaagtCGGAAGCCATTTccaagtaaatgaccttcgtcctgcctaccaagccctgagaaagctgaactccaagccctcctcacagacgactgcagtccgctcagcaagtggccagataatctcagatcttgatagggtgcgtgtgcgttgggctgagtattttgagcagttgtatcaggttgatccaccaacaattaacttggatgcgggtaatgttgagattcttctgccagacccatccatcagtgaggatccacccaccatatatgtgtgtgtgtttgtttgtttgtttgtttgtttgtgtttagtactggctctctggtttcatacccggagtgacctgggttcgaggtccagtcagggaggattgttttatatgtatatatataaagatagatagatatagatagatatataaacatacataaatacatgtatatataaacatttataaataaacatttatatataaacatttatatataaacatatatataatcatatatatgtgtatgtgtgtgtaaataaatatatatatatattttataacagcCGTTCACTCCACtgccggacataggcctctctcaatccattattgagaggttatgtggcagtgtcacccttgcctgattggatgcccttcctaatcaaccgctattcggtgcgctaacacttgtgccacggcgatgacttcccctacgacacctgcgtttgacctctcaaggtgatatgtcgttttctcgggctcgagccaacagttagagcgtaggcatttttacgaccgctgccacaaggaattgaactcgggaccacgagggtcagagtccagtgctctaaccactggaccgtcgcggcatatatacatatatatatatactatatatgtgtgtatatatagatagaaagatagatatatatatacagtataagtgtgtgtgtgtgtatatatatttatatatatgtatacgatgtatgtgtgtgtgtgtatatatatatatatatatatatattatacagtatatatatatatatattatacagtatatatatatatattatacagtatatatatatatatgtgtgtgtgtgtatatatatatatatgtgtatatgtgtgtatatctatgtatatgtgtgtatgtatatatataaatatgcacatatatatacatacatacatacatacatatatatatatatatatatatatatatatgcatgcatgtgtggggagggggggtggagtgaaGAACCAAAAGTATTGTTTACGTAGAAGCTCTTACAAGCTaaaattctccctttttcttaaatGCTGTGGCTTAGAATTTATCTACggttgtagaaaaaaatataacatttactTTTTTAGTCACATAAAGGAAAGTCTAAGGCGAGCGAAGCcttatactcgtgtgtgtgtgtgtatatatgtatatatacacatacatacatacatatatatatatatatatatatatatatatatatatatgcagtaatcAGACTGGAACTAAGGAAAGGCCAAGGGTGAACTAGTGCAGCTGTACAGTTTTGTTCCAGCTTCTtatttcttgcttctttttcgTTTGCAATTCTGCAACACAACATCTCGAAGAGTGTGTCGTTTGTGAATgtttacacgtacacgcacaggcacgcgcACAGGCACGCGCACAggtacacgcacaggcacgcgcACAGGcacgcgcacaggcacacacacacacacacacacacacacacacacacacacacacacacacacacacacacacacgcacacacacacacatacacacgcccacacccacacatatacacacaaactacacatCGACATGCACATACAAAGATAAAGTTTCAGAATGTTGAAGGCATTATCGTGAACGCTATCACTCTCGTCCCCAGCTAGTGACGTATTTGACACAGGGAAAGGCGTTACTTCGCATTTCGTGTGTACAAACTTTACCCAGGTTTTGGGAGTGCCTCAGGGGATTTCACGTGATTTTACTCTAATTTTGCAGTGTCGGAGAATTACACTCCGTTGTGATATATGTGAAACCGATAAGTGAATATTCCTGTGTTGGTGAGAGGAAGGTGGTTCTAAATGTGCAGTGAACAGAACATCTGTAGCCTCATACTTGCCTATCATTTGTTATTAATTATGTGATAATTTCATTGTCTGTATAACAGGAAATTCCTGTATAAAACTGAAGTAGAAGAATTCTGATATTACAGTGATATTAAGTTTGATTTAAGTGAACGTTATTAATTCCGTATGGCCAAAAGTGCGGGAAATACGAATTCAAAAGGGAAACGTGCATTCGGTAAAAAATCAAATCGGAAAGATTAGATGAAGAAGTAAGTATGAAGATTAAACAACGGATATCATCAATGGAATACGATGAGGTGATTCAGTCTGGATTCTGTTGGTGCCACAGTCGCGAAACACATGTAATACGTTGATTTGTTCTCGATAACAACTAAgtgttctgtcttttctctctctctctctctctctctctctctctctctctctctctctctctctctctctctctctctcttcctctcctctccctctcctctcttcctcttccctctctctttccctctccctctctcgcactcccttcttttatttctcactccccttcccctcccacttcccctcctccccctctctctctccctccctccctcattctgtaGGTGTATGATTGTAAGTTTGCGtgtgctcactcactcactcactcactcaaatacccccccatcctcccactcactcactcattcattcattcattcattcattcattcattcattcaacaacccaccccccccacacccaaccaaccaaccaaacaaccaaccaacaaaccaaccaaccaacccacccacactcactcactcaatcacccacccacccactcactcactcactcactcactcactcactcactcactcactccaccactcactcactcaccaccaccactcactcacctccacccactcactcactcacccactcactcactcactcactcactcactcactcactcatccacccaaccacccacccacccactcactcactcactcacccactcacccactcacccactcacccactcactcactcactcactcactcactcactcatcactcacaccactcactcactcactcactcactcactcactcactcactcactcactcactcactcactcatccactcacccacccacccactcactcactcactcactcactcactcactcactcactcatccacccactcactcactcacccaccaacccacttactcactcacccactcactcactcactcactcactcactcactcactcactcatccacccactcactcactcacccaccaacccacttactcactcacccactcactcactcactcactcactcactcactcatccacccactcactcactcactcactcaccaacccacttactcactcacccactcactcactcactcactcactcactcactcatccacccactcactcactcacccaccaacccacttactcactcacccactcactcactcactcactcactcactcactcactcactcactcatccacccactcactcactcacccaccaacccacttactcactcacccactcactcactcactcactcactcactcactcatccacccactcactcactcacccaccaacccacttactcacccactcactcactcactcactcactcatccacccactcactcactcactcaccaacccacttactcactcacccactcactcactcactcactcactcactcactcacccactcacccactcacccacccacccacccacccacccacccacccactcactcactcactctctcttcccccaaagGCTGAACCGCTCCTGACGGAAGAGAGGGCGAtggcggggaagggagaagagcccCGCGGTGCAGCCTGTGAGGGGCGGGGCCAGAGGAGGGAGCCAGATCATGACGTCATTTTCACGAAGCCGGGTTTCGTGTCCTCCTGTGTCGCCGGCTTCAGGAAGGTGGGTTTtcttggcttgtgtgtgtgtgtgtgggtgtgtgtgtgtgtgtgtgtgtgtgtgtggtgtgggtgtgggtgtgtgtgtgtggggggggggtggggggggtgtaaaAAAGTTAATTAGAAAAGGCATCTCTAATAactatatattattactgttcaGTCATTgtctttaaaaataattttgtttatcGTGATTATAATATGCAAACctcattaataaatatacaaatatccttatcgttattcaCTGCTGCcgccatcgttaccattatcaggattaccattatcaatttccATAGTATTTACAATAGTAATGTCATTCTAGGTAACTTATTCATCACTTTTACCGATTTCATTTCACAATACCCACTATATTTTCCACAATGAAGACCACCAACAACCTAAATAATTAATGTTTACGCCAAATTATAAGATTTGATAATGCAATACACAAACAACATGCTAACAAATATGTTGATTTGTTCTGGATAACAACTAAgtgttctgtctttttctctctctctctctctctctctctctctctctctctctctctctctctctctctctctctctctctctttctctctttctctctctctctctctctctctctcttttcctctccctctcttcctctccctctcccttgtactTGACAAAAGCTTCAGGacgaatgaacaagatttttgttttgttttgctattttcttGCATAAGAAACGAACGAACTCCACACACAATACAATAAAATCCTACTAATATGAACCGTAtgtatgttgacaaatgtagaaaaggtatgaatgagaacgagtatcttcacaatacaagcgatgtatttaaccggtttcaaaAATACATGGTGTATACGTGAgatatatctgacgaagatgatatcgaaaccggttaaatacggcttttttattgtgaaaatattcattcacgttcatatcttttcatcataacaatgtatacatgtatatatacaccaatgttAGTAATAGACACTGCCAGTCCTATACAACAATGTTTTTCAACTTACCTATCCCCATTTACCTTcttcacaaaaaaacataatcatgatcatgataataatattaataataacagttattattatcgttatatttattatcataatgataatgaaataatgatgaaaatgataatgatgatgctagtaataataataatgaaaatcataataataacaataaagataatcaataataataataataatgataatataaacaataattaaaaataaacagcTCACCCTGATTCTTAATCCTTCCTCGACCCAAACAGATGATGAAGAACGTGACTCTGGAACCTATGCTTTTCCTCAAGATGGTCGCGGAAGGTAACTATGGGGTGGTGGCCGACACGCTGGAGATCGATCGCGTCTGCCGTGTTAATCTGAACTTCAGCCAAGAAGATTGCCTTAACATGGACGATGGAAACCACACGGAAGTACAGGTGGGAGGGTCATGTGTATTCACACATTCAtcatgatatatttgtgtgtgtgtgtgtgtggcagacagAGCAACAGGCCAGAATCAGGGTGAAATCAAATAATTGTTTTATGTGTAGAacaacaaaatctctctctctctctctctctctctctctctctctctctctctctctctctctctctctctgtctctctctctctctctctctctctctctgtctctctctctctctctctctctctgtctctctctctctctctctctctctgtctctctctctctctctctctctctctctctctctctctctgtctctctctctctctctctctctctctctctctcgctcgctcgctcgctctctctctctctctctctctctctctctctctctctctctctctctctctctctctctctctcactcactcactcactcactcactcactcactctctccatctctccctctctccctctctccctctctctctctctctctctctctctctctctctctctctctctctctctcactcacttctttctctctctctctctctttctctctctctctctctctctctctctctctctctctttctctctttctctctctctttctctctttctctttctctttctctttctctctctctctctctctctctctctctctctctctctctctttctctttctctttctctttctctctctctctctctctctctctctctctctctctctctctctctctctctctctctctctctctctctctctctctctctctctctctctctctctctctctctctctctctctagtctttctctctctctagtctttctctctctctagtctttctttctctctagtctctctctctctctactctctctctctctctctctctctctctctctctctctctctctctctctctctctctctctctctcccctctccctctccctctccctctccttctctctccctctccctctccctttctctctctctccctgcccctgcccctgcccctgcccctctccctgccctcccctgcagCCCTCCGTCTCCCGCAGGTGGCCGTGCAGCGTGTCCAGAACGTGTTCAACTACAACCAGAACCTGATGGACAGCCTTCTCCCGCTGGCGGTGGTACTCTTCATGGGCTCCCTCAGCGACCAGTACGGGAGGAAGCCGCCCATGCTGGCCGTCCTGGCCGGCTTTGTGGctgtctccctcctctacctcctgacAGCCATCAACACGACATGGCCCGTGGAGGTGCTGTACGTGGCCACCTTCGCCGTGGACATCACGGGCTCGTGGGTGGTGTTCAACATGGCCGTGTACAGCTACGTGGCCGACATCACGGCGCCGGAGACCCGCACCAAGCGGCTGGGGGTGCTGGACGCCGTCTGGTATCTCGGGGGGCCCCTCGGCCGGCTCCTGGGCGGCTGGCTTTTCCCCGCCGCCGGCTACGGCGTCGTGTTCGCCGTCTCGGCGATGCTCTGGGTCGTCTGCTTCTTCTACGTGCTACTCCTCGTGCGCGAGAGCGTGCCCTCCACGCCGCAGGAGCCGGCGCCGCAGGAGGGCCGTGACGCGCGCTGCGGCCAGTTCCGCCACGTCATGTCGCTGCTGCGCACGGCGTTCCAGCGGCGTCCGGGGCGCGGCCGGCAGCTCCTGCTGGGGCTCCTGGCGATCAAGCTACTGGTGTTCTTAACTCAGGGCCACCAGCTTTACCTTTGGGCGCGGCGCGTGCTGGGCTGGGGCGTCCCCGAGTTCTCGACGTGGACGAGCGTGGAGTCCCTGGTGCACCAGGCCGGCATGCTGCTCCTGGTGACTGCGGCCGCGCGGCTGCGCGTCCACGACGCCCTGGTGGCGGTGCTGGGCCTTGTGTCTATCGGCCTGTGGTCGGGCGTGCTAGCGCTCGTGCGCGGGCCGGCGCAGTGGTGGCTGACGGTGGTGGCGTCGCTAATGGGGTCGCTGGAGGCCGCCATCGAGCCGGCGCTGCGCACCCTCCTTACCGTGGTAGCGGCAAAGGGCGAGGCCGGCCGCGTACTGGCACTCAACGGCCTGCTGGAGGCGGCCTGGCTCACCGTCGACCGCTCGCTCTTCACGCTGCTCTACAACACCTTCGTCGAGAGCTTCCCGCAGGTCAGTCGGCGAAATAAGGCTGCAATTACTGCtgatatgacccccccccccacacacacacacgcacacgcacacgcacacgcacacgcacacgcacacgcacacgcacacgcacacacacacacacacacacacacacacacacacacacacacacacacacacacacagacacgcacacgcacgcacagacacgcacacgcacacacacacacacacacacacacacacacacacacacacacacacacacacacgcacgcacgcacgcacacgcacacgcacacgcacacgcacacgcacacgcacacacacacacacacacacacacacacacacacacatacacatacacatacacatacacatacacatacacatacacatacacacacacacacacacacacatacacacatacacacacacacacacacacacacacacacacacacacacacacacacacacacacacacacacacgcacgcacagacacgcacacacacacacacacacacacacacacacacacacacacacacacacacacgcacgcacagacacgcacacgcacacacacacacacacgcacacacacacacacgcacacacacacacgcacacacacacacgcacacgcacacgcacacgcacacgcacacgcacacgcacacacacacacacacacacacacacacacacacacacacacacacactacaaccccCTGTATTCTCTTATTCGCACAACTGCATTCTCTTTCCAGATCAATTTCGTGGTACAAAGCGGCGTCTCAGCGGTACTGGTCGTAGCAGTCCTCCTACTTTGGCATCGCTTCCGGAATCCGGTACCCGACGATTCCCAGGTCGAAAACCCATCTGAGAGCAATCCTTATTCGGCCCCCCACTcggcaccctccccctcccccgcccacgcccacgctcaTCACATGTGAAATGGGAGGGATGGTGGGCGGGATGAAAAACTGTCATGGTGCTTCCTGTGACCGTCTTTCTGCCATGTACAGTCACACCCAATGTACTGGGAATGAAACTTCGAATCTTTCCTTGAAGTATTGAAGCTTATGAATAAAGTTTCGTACCCTTCTTATTATGAATGAAGTTCTTAACCCCTCTTTGTAAATGAAGCCTCGAAACCCTCCTTATGAATGAAGCTATGAAACCCTTCTTGTGACAGAAGTTTTTAATCCATCCATTTTAATAAAGCTTCGAAACCCTCTTTAAGAGTGGAGCCTCGAAATCTTCCTTGGGAATGACGCCTCGAAAGGGAACCTAATCGAAAAGGTTTATATTTTCTGAATGTTCAAAGTAGAATTTGAAATATATTTAACAAGAGTTTTGACCCTGACTATACGGACATAAGTAAATTTATAAATTCAATTGACCATAACTGCAAACAGTAATTACTAACAACGCACAAGAATATAATATGCGCTATTTCATGAGAATATATAATCTCACACCATGTTTGTGATAACACCAATCATAACATATTACCTTCGTTGTCTGTATTGTCGATATTATCCTCTTTTGATGTTGCGCCAACGTacaaaaacagagataaaatACGTTGAATATTAATGAGCATTGATAACACACCAAGGTTTCAAGTGttgttttatattgtatattgtacaaGAACTGAGGAGatgtatttcatacatacatacgtacttacatgcaGTGTATAAGTACGTAcaccacatacatataagcacaaaacacgcacacacacacgtacacgtacacgtacacgtacacgtacacacacacacacacacacacacacacacacacacacacacacacacacacacacacacacgctctcacacgcacatgcacacacacgctcacacatacacgacacacatgcgcacacgtatggacatatgcacatgtacacaagaaaataatacaaaaaaaaaatgcaatttgtaattttaagaaatacattttgaaaatatatatatatcatgtttctaTACCTACccccttcctaaaaaaaaaaaaaaaaaaaaaaaaaaaaaggaaaaaataaatatatatacatataaataataacaataacagtaataatgatgatgatgatagaaataataacaacaaaaatgataatagaaataagaaaaataataataattatattaataaacatgTAGATAGCCTGGTCGACAGATACGttccaaaagaaagagaaagagattagagagataaatttacagagagagggagagattagagaaagagagagataaagaagaaagagaaagagagatttacagagtgagagattagagaaagagagagagagagtgtaagaggtcCATGGTGAACAGCAGGGATATTTAACGTACGTACGACTCACAACGCGAGGCAAGTCGGGTAGGCGCTGGGTGCGGGGGGGGCACAGCGCCGACcagcccaggggggggggggggggaaggctggtgatatgacctgagcccgaGGGTACTGAGGCACGTctgagaggtcaaacaaggtcatctaagtcctcgctgagtcgatggttctctatGGACTTCGAGcaacgtggcaaacagccacacGGTCTATCTCCAGTGGCTTACAAAAAACGTGTTTATGTAcacaaaggtcgcgggctcgcgccacgcagccggccgggggccgccggggtaaccattccccgtgccgccccgcttctcggtcggtttgtggccctgcccttcacacaggcgaccgctcccgtctagacgtcagGAATGGTTTccggttacccccccccccccccctcactgaggtgaaacaacctatggatggttgcttcagagggatgaaaggaaccagctggcaaaaggacaaaaccccccttccctcactgaggtgaaacagcctttggatggctgcttcagagggaagggggaaacactttgaaaagacacaggtcctttccttcctcactgaggtgaaacaacctttgggtggttgcttctgggtaactggggcacctacaaccttcgaacgtatgtgccagaaccacttcggtgtttcaagtgccagaaatacggtcaccaccaggctaactgtacagccaagcctaaatgtggtgtctgtagcaaggcacacaacacagaggtatgcctcaaggcatacaaagaggaaaagagggacacaacagccaaatgtcccaactgtgccaagaagcatcatgcctggagcctgacttgctctgtcaggaaaaaggcggccctcaggcggcaagaggttgctcaaaaccgatcagactttgttcctgccccaccgggcacccatgtctggggaaggaacaaaagcgaaaaggcctcccgacctcctaagaggaaggaagccgccccccagccgacaccggatgtctccaacaaaaaggagtttccgacaatgccaaaggtgcagaaaaagaaactaacgaaaaaagtttctaagagcaccacaaaaacctccccaatagatgatcatctcctctttgacgaggacgatatgactctcctgttaactgctgttgtcacagcagtagcaacagccctggggaggtcgagtgaggaggccgagaaggcagtttcggtcgccatgacggcaatgacccagactgtcgcagccctgaagggaagaaagctggctagagcaaaaccagcctcaccctcaccccaggacgagactcccctccccactccaaaccaggccatgccttcacaggcagagccaaaacaggctgaatctgtgcagccagagccagatcacgctgaccttgcccaggcaaggccagcaagaccagccaagaaaaagcctgagagaaaagccgaaccaaccaaagtcagagctaccaaaggctctccaccccccagtggacccaaggatagcctgacaacagacgaggagccctcaaccagcgaggacctcgcaatggagttgtcagactccgacgatgtctctgatgtaactatcactgagtaacatcatgacacaccatctaagcatcctacagtggaacatcaatagcttctctgcaaagaacgcttttctccaagcagtagtgcgatcaaggaacattgacattgtcatgctccaggagacattaacagtggacactgttcgcttctcagggtaccatgccctcacactgccacgaacacctggcaagagaggcttgatcaaccttgtgagagcaacaatcccctgctccgcaatagccgatgcatcgcactgtggagacgatgttgaatcccttgccgtcgaggttcacctggccgaggggcccctcaaactgtacaatgtgtacagccggccacgctgtagaagcttagacatcagccaggtctgtgcttctgctgcacacgaccgagtgatcatagggggagacttcaatgcacaccaccccatcctggcttcctgccgggcaccggatgcggccggctatcacatagccgacgtgctagagacattccctgagatcgctctcctcaacacccaagagccaacgcacgtcagaagaggggtcctagacctcaccctggccactgcgactctggtcgggaggattggctggtgtgtcaatgagaccgtcacaagtgaccattacggcactataactaccctcatggatgctggcccagccgaaatcctaagaccgaatccaagatggaaaacagacaaggccaactggcaggcgtttcaaaacgccttagccctctgtctgagatgcaacaatcccccacaaagcgaaaatgtggaagtgctcgaagctagcctgctaaacgccattaatgaagcagcctcacagaccatacccaaaactcggcctgggtccagaagtcacaaagacgcctggtacttcaatgacgagatcagggaggtcaaccacagggtgaacatgtgccgaaaactattccgaaggcaaagaacccctgacaacttatccctcctaa harbors:
- the LOC125024534 gene encoding solute carrier family 46 member 3-like isoform X4, with translation MAGKGEEPRGAACEGRGQRREPDHDVIFTKPGFVSSCVAGFRKMMKNVTLEPMLFLKMVAEGNYGVVADTLEIDRVCRVNLNFSQEDCLNMDDGNHTEVQVAVQRVQNVFNYNQNLMDSLLPLAVVLFMGSLSDQYGRKPPMLAVLAGFVAVSLLYLLTAINTTWPVEVLYVATFAVDITGSWVVFNMAVYSYVADITAPETRTKRLGVLDAVWYLGGPLGRLLGGWLFPAAGYGVVFAVSAMLWVVCFFYVLLLVRESVPSTPQEPAPQEGRDARCGQFRHVMSLLRTAFQRRPGRGRQLLLGLLAIKLLVFLTQGHQLYLWARRVLGWGVPEFSTWTSVESLVHQAGMLLLVTAAARLRVHDALVAVLGLVSIGLWSGVLALVRGPAQWWLTVVASLMGSLEAAIEPALRTLLTVVAAKGEAGRVLALNGLLEAAWLTVDRSLFTLLYNTFVESFPQINFVVQSGVSAVLVVAVLLLWHRFRNPVPDDSQVENPSESNPYSAPHSAPSPSPAHAHAHHM
- the LOC125024534 gene encoding solute carrier family 46 member 3-like isoform X5, which encodes MGQENEMNEFPVQDSSVVPAVSSMMKNVTLEPMLFLKMVAEGNYGVVADTLEIDRVCRVNLNFSQEDCLNMDDGNHTEVQVAVQRVQNVFNYNQNLMDSLLPLAVVLFMGSLSDQYGRKPPMLAVLAGFVAVSLLYLLTAINTTWPVEVLYVATFAVDITGSWVVFNMAVYSYVADITAPETRTKRLGVLDAVWYLGGPLGRLLGGWLFPAAGYGVVFAVSAMLWVVCFFYVLLLVRESVPSTPQEPAPQEGRDARCGQFRHVMSLLRTAFQRRPGRGRQLLLGLLAIKLLVFLTQGHQLYLWARRVLGWGVPEFSTWTSVESLVHQAGMLLLVTAAARLRVHDALVAVLGLVSIGLWSGVLALVRGPAQWWLTVVASLMGSLEAAIEPALRTLLTVVAAKGEAGRVLALNGLLEAAWLTVDRSLFTLLYNTFVESFPQINFVVQSGVSAVLVVAVLLLWHRFRNPVPDDSQVENPSESNPYSAPHSAPSPSPAHAHAHHM